The proteins below come from a single Chryseobacterium capnotolerans genomic window:
- a CDS encoding GNAT family N-acetyltransferase, with the protein MGDHIQEIKLRPTIVDDLEILFQFQLDDEARHLAAFTSEDSKNREAYLAKYAQLLDDPTINNQTIMVGSVIAGSIAKFVMEGDAEITYWLGKNFWGKGIATTALKDFLTIETTRPIFGRVAFDNLGSQKVLENCSFIKIGTDKGFANARQAEIEEFIYRLDI; encoded by the coding sequence ATGGGAGATCATATACAAGAAATAAAACTCAGACCCACAATAGTTGATGATTTAGAAATCCTTTTCCAATTTCAGCTTGATGATGAAGCCAGACACCTTGCTGCATTTACTTCAGAGGATTCTAAAAACAGAGAAGCCTATCTGGCTAAATATGCCCAATTATTGGATGATCCTACCATCAACAACCAGACCATTATGGTAGGTTCTGTTATTGCAGGAAGTATTGCCAAATTTGTTATGGAAGGCGATGCAGAAATTACCTATTGGCTCGGTAAAAATTTCTGGGGAAAAGGTATTGCTACTACAGCGTTGAAAGATTTTCTTACCATCGAAACGACAAGGCCCATTTTTGGACGGGTCGCTTTTGACAACCTTGGTTCACAAAAAGTTCTGGAAAACTGCAGCTTTATTAAAATCGGTACAGACAAAGGTTTTGCCAATGCCAGGCAAGCGGAAATAGAGGAATTTATTTACAGGCTTGATATTTAG
- a CDS encoding serine hydrolase, with amino-acid sequence MRNKYLFVWITIFFINILSGQGLKELFSTLYEKKIFNGSVVISRPGDAIFSNRYGFSNMEKKEKMSDTSQFPIASITKTFTSTAVLQLQQKGKLRIEDPVQKYLPDFPYSNISIKQLLSNTSGLAQEYHLFDTVIKENPEKIISNQDIIPVLLRFKIPLSFLPGSKWEYNNVNFCIAAMIIEKVSGMSYGRYLDENIFKPAKMKDSLVPVNRKIKSQNQVELYTYPNLYSTHLVNVNTLKDPFLIQEKSNFYGNGGILSTASDLKKYQNALFTHQIVGKKELQEALTPTTLSDGKKVTFMIDGKEASYGLGWAMYTDETDGKIVFHDGLINGLTSILLHNMAKSQTVILLSNSGNTPVFAISNTVLNIMNNKPHTVPEQNFSRTYGSLLESGNNEKADQLIQEYLKNPRSSEASERDFNKLGYQFLRLPQCDHALKTFHSATLLFPMSSNVYDSYGEALLQCGKKEDAVTMYQKSIALNPDNNNAKEMLLKIEKEITK; translated from the coding sequence ATGAGAAATAAATACCTATTCGTATGGATAACAATCTTCTTTATCAACATTCTTTCCGGGCAAGGGTTGAAAGAATTGTTTTCAACGCTTTATGAGAAAAAAATTTTTAATGGAAGTGTTGTTATCTCCAGGCCCGGAGATGCTATTTTTTCTAATAGGTATGGATTTTCCAATATGGAGAAGAAAGAAAAGATGAGTGATACGTCTCAGTTCCCCATTGCTTCGATCACAAAAACGTTTACCTCAACTGCTGTTTTGCAGCTTCAACAGAAAGGAAAGCTTAGGATAGAGGACCCTGTTCAAAAATATCTGCCGGATTTCCCTTATTCTAATATCAGTATCAAACAACTCCTTAGCAACACTTCAGGATTGGCACAAGAGTATCATTTATTTGATACGGTTATCAAAGAAAATCCGGAAAAAATAATTTCTAATCAGGATATTATTCCAGTGCTCCTTCGCTTCAAAATACCCCTTTCATTTCTACCGGGAAGCAAATGGGAATACAATAATGTTAACTTTTGTATTGCCGCAATGATCATAGAGAAGGTTTCCGGAATGAGCTATGGCCGGTATCTGGATGAGAATATTTTTAAACCTGCCAAAATGAAAGATTCATTGGTCCCTGTTAACAGGAAAATTAAAAGTCAAAATCAGGTAGAATTATACACTTATCCAAATTTATATTCAACCCATCTTGTGAATGTCAATACCCTTAAAGATCCATTTCTGATACAGGAAAAAAGTAATTTTTATGGAAACGGAGGTATTCTAAGTACGGCATCAGACCTTAAAAAATATCAAAACGCATTGTTTACCCATCAAATAGTAGGAAAGAAAGAACTGCAGGAAGCTTTAACTCCCACTACACTCAGTGATGGGAAAAAAGTAACTTTTATGATAGACGGAAAAGAAGCCAGCTATGGCTTAGGATGGGCTATGTATACGGACGAAACTGATGGAAAGATAGTTTTTCACGATGGGCTAATCAATGGTCTCACCAGTATTTTACTGCATAATATGGCAAAAAGCCAAACCGTTATTCTTCTTTCCAATAGTGGCAACACTCCTGTTTTTGCGATATCCAATACTGTTTTAAATATAATGAATAACAAACCGCATACGGTTCCAGAACAAAATTTTTCAAGAACCTATGGAAGCTTACTTGAAAGTGGAAACAATGAAAAAGCAGATCAGCTGATTCAGGAATATCTGAAAAATCCACGCAGTTCTGAAGCCTCTGAAAGAGATTTTAATAAGCTGGGATACCAGTTTCTCAGACTTCCGCAATGTGATCACGCCTTGAAAACCTTCCATTCAGCAACATTATTATTTCCGATGAGTTCGAATGTGTATGACAGCTATGGAGAAGCATTGCTACAATGTGGTAAAAAGGAAGACGCTGTTACCATGTATCAGAAATCCATTGCATTAAACCCTGACAACAACAATGCAAAAGAAATGCTTTTGAAAATTGAAAAAGAGATTACAAAATAA
- a CDS encoding GNAT family N-acetyltransferase → MKIINYTKIFREDCIKIFKSNLPKFFAMEELPFFEDFLDQYTKENYFVVKMDGQVVANGGFFLDTKNSVAGLSWGMVHADYHGKGIGKALTQYRIDLLKKTYPSLPYKIETSQHTAEFYKKNGFRTVEIIPDGFSKGIDKYIMIMEVLVP, encoded by the coding sequence ATGAAAATCATCAATTACACAAAAATTTTCAGAGAAGACTGCATCAAAATCTTCAAAAGCAATTTACCAAAGTTTTTTGCTATGGAAGAATTACCTTTCTTTGAAGACTTTTTAGATCAATATACTAAAGAGAATTACTTCGTAGTTAAAATGGATGGTCAAGTAGTAGCAAATGGTGGATTTTTTTTAGATACAAAGAATAGTGTGGCTGGATTATCATGGGGAATGGTTCATGCCGACTATCATGGAAAAGGAATTGGAAAAGCCCTTACTCAATACCGGATTGATTTGTTAAAAAAGACCTATCCTTCCCTGCCTTACAAAATTGAAACCTCACAGCATACTGCTGAGTTTTATAAAAAGAACGGATTCCGAACAGTAGAGATTATACCGGATGGATTTAGTAAAGGAATTGATAAATACATCATGATCATGGAAGTACTTGTGCCTTAA
- a CDS encoding serine hydrolase domain-containing protein yields MKNPIIFLLILVSSYFFSQTIPAEKLDNYLSYIENNNIGVGSLSVFRNGKEVYAKNFGQKNIPELTYNKNTRYQVGSVTKMITAVLIFKLIEENKLQLNDKLSAFYPEIPNSNTITIKNLLEHTSGLGSYVVKDGEVWVTEKVSDREIMDLIIQQGKSFEPGEKVAYSNSAYYLLTKILEKKHQRSFYEILYSEIIKPLGLKNMDSFKSDKKNVFLPYRYENGSWKVLKKEIDFLNVIGVGDISATPYDLNIFINSLFHNKILKEESLKLMEPVLGKEDWGRGMAIWDFDRFIFYGHGGDTLGSHAILIYNKEADLSIAYVTNGERIKKEDFIKNIVYLLYNKEIKLPEIQIK; encoded by the coding sequence ATGAAAAACCCAATTATTTTCTTACTTATTCTTGTTTCCAGTTATTTTTTTTCACAAACCATTCCTGCTGAAAAATTGGATAATTACCTGAGTTATATTGAAAACAATAATATAGGAGTTGGAAGTTTGTCGGTTTTTAGAAATGGTAAGGAAGTCTATGCTAAAAATTTTGGGCAAAAAAACATTCCTGAATTAACGTATAATAAAAACACCAGATATCAGGTAGGCTCTGTTACCAAAATGATTACTGCTGTTTTAATTTTTAAATTAATTGAAGAAAATAAACTCCAATTAAATGATAAACTGTCAGCATTTTATCCGGAGATTCCCAATTCCAATACAATAACCATTAAAAATTTATTAGAACATACCAGCGGATTGGGAAGCTATGTGGTAAAAGATGGTGAAGTCTGGGTTACCGAAAAAGTAAGTGACCGGGAGATTATGGATCTGATTATTCAACAAGGGAAAAGCTTTGAACCGGGTGAAAAGGTGGCCTATTCAAATTCGGCGTACTATCTTCTGACAAAAATTCTTGAAAAAAAACATCAAAGATCTTTTTACGAAATACTGTATTCTGAAATCATAAAACCTTTGGGCTTAAAAAATATGGACTCTTTCAAATCTGACAAAAAAAATGTATTCCTGCCTTACCGATATGAAAACGGATCCTGGAAGGTTCTGAAAAAGGAAATAGACTTTCTGAATGTAATTGGGGTGGGTGATATCTCTGCAACTCCTTATGATCTGAATATTTTCATCAATAGCCTATTCCACAACAAAATTTTAAAGGAAGAATCTCTAAAGCTTATGGAACCTGTTTTAGGAAAAGAAGATTGGGGAAGAGGTATGGCTATCTGGGATTTTGATCGTTTTATATTTTATGGACATGGCGGTGATACTTTAGGATCTCACGCAATTCTCATCTATAATAAAGAGGCAGACCTATCCATTGCTTATGTAACGAACGGAGAAAGAATAAAAAAGGAAGATTTCATAAAAAACATAGTTTATCTGCTTTATAACAAAGAAATTAAACTTCCTGAAATCCAAATCAAATAG